Proteins encoded together in one Phalacrocorax aristotelis chromosome 7, bGulAri2.1, whole genome shotgun sequence window:
- the LOC142059939 gene encoding transcription cofactor HES-6-like, producing the protein MAARGGEWRDAESRRGARVLLPTRAMAPSFRPGKGRPPRGDGADRRTRKPLVEKKRRARINESLQELRALLADSEFQAKLENAEVLELTVRRVQAVLERRALEGGRLHREASERFAAGYIQCMHEVHTFVSSCPGIDATTAAELLNHLLESMPLNDGGFPDLIADVLADPSLGPWPASEALAPAAEGALGLALPASAPSPCPSEETCSDSDEAEAEPGQTSTDGLDAARTQGLPSPNLPKSMWRPW; encoded by the exons atggcggcgcggggcggggagTGGCGCGACGCGGAGTCGAGGCGGGGAGCACGGGTCCTGCTGCCCACCCGTGCCATGGCGCCCTCCTTCCGCCCCGGCAAgggccgcccgccgcggggggACGGCGCCGATAGGAGG ACGAGGAAGCCGCTGGTGGAGAAGAAGCGCCGGGCGCGGATCAACGAAAGCCTGCAGGAACTGCGGGCGCTGCTGGCCGACAGCGAG TTCCAGGCGAAGCTGGAGAACGCGGAGGTGCTGGAGCTGACGGTGCGGCGGGTGCAGGCCGTGCTGGAGCGCCGCGCCCTCG AGGGCGGGCGGCTGCACCGCGAGGCCAGCGAGCGCTTCGCCGCCGGCTACATCCAGTGCATGCACGAGGTGCACACCTTCGTCTCCAGCTGCCCCGGCATCGACGCCACCACGGCCGCCGAGCTGCTCAACCACCTGCTGGAGTCCATGCCCCTCAACGACGGCGGCTTCCCGGACTTGATTGCGGACGTTTTGGCAGATCCCAGCCTGGGCCCCTGGCCTGCCAGCGAGGCCCTGGCACCAGCGGCCGAGGGCGCCCTGGGCCTCGCTCTCCCCGCCTCGGCACCCTCGCCTTGCCCCAGTGAAGAGACCTGCTCTGACTCGGATGAGGCGGAGGCCGAGCCAGGCCAGACCTCCACCGACGGACTGGACGCTGCCCGGACGCAGGGCCTCCCTTCACCTAACTTACCCAAATCCATGTGGAGACCCTGGTAA